Proteins encoded by one window of Myxococcus guangdongensis:
- the argH gene encoding argininosuccinate lyase, whose protein sequence is MAETLWGKGAALDAVIHRFTVGDDPVVDLSLAPHDALGSAAHARMLGKVGLLKAEESRALVRALKTLHDEARAGQFTIRPEQEDGHTALEAALVERVGEPGKRIHLARSRNDQVLLAVRLFLREEVLALGAGAVKLAETFLDFAQTHQHVALPGYTHLRRAMPSTFGMWAMAFAEGLLEELEALRGVWGRLDRCPLGAAAGFGVPLPIDREYVASLLGFSRVQRSPIDAQNGRGRHETAVLTWACSVAGTLEKWLWDVQLYSTDEFGFLGLPDAFTTGSSIMPQKKNPDVVELARGRCRELRGLLHQVEAVASGLPSSYHRDFQLLKRPTLAALSSSRSLLDVLSRLVPVLQVKADAALAACDDTLYAAHHAYTLVAGGQAFRDAYRQVGRELADGTFHPDREALTATHLGGAGNLGLAQAREELGAQRAWLDDTHRALATAAERVWDV, encoded by the coding sequence GTGGCTGAAACCCTGTGGGGCAAGGGCGCCGCGCTCGACGCGGTCATCCATCGTTTCACCGTGGGCGACGACCCGGTCGTCGACCTGTCGCTCGCGCCGCACGACGCGCTGGGCAGCGCCGCGCACGCGCGCATGCTGGGCAAGGTGGGGCTCCTGAAGGCCGAGGAGTCCCGCGCGCTCGTGCGCGCGCTCAAGACGCTGCACGACGAGGCCCGCGCGGGCCAGTTCACCATCCGCCCCGAGCAGGAGGACGGCCACACCGCGCTGGAGGCGGCGCTCGTGGAGCGCGTGGGCGAGCCGGGCAAGCGCATCCACCTGGCGCGCTCGCGCAACGACCAGGTGCTGCTCGCGGTGCGCCTGTTCCTGCGCGAGGAGGTGCTCGCGCTCGGCGCGGGCGCGGTGAAGCTCGCCGAGACCTTCCTCGACTTCGCCCAGACGCATCAGCACGTCGCCCTGCCGGGCTACACGCACCTGCGCCGCGCCATGCCCTCCACCTTCGGCATGTGGGCCATGGCCTTCGCGGAAGGGCTGCTCGAGGAGCTGGAGGCGCTGCGCGGCGTGTGGGGCCGGTTGGACCGGTGTCCGCTCGGCGCGGCCGCGGGCTTCGGCGTGCCGCTGCCCATCGACCGTGAATACGTCGCGTCGCTGCTCGGTTTCAGTCGCGTGCAGAGAAGTCCCATCGATGCGCAGAACGGCCGCGGTCGCCACGAGACCGCGGTGCTGACATGGGCCTGCAGCGTGGCGGGCACGCTGGAGAAGTGGCTGTGGGACGTGCAGCTCTACAGCACGGACGAGTTCGGCTTCCTGGGCCTCCCGGACGCCTTCACCACCGGCTCGTCCATCATGCCGCAGAAGAAGAACCCGGACGTGGTGGAGCTGGCGCGCGGACGGTGCCGCGAGCTGCGGGGCCTGCTGCACCAGGTGGAGGCCGTGGCGAGCGGACTGCCGTCCAGCTACCACCGTGACTTCCAGCTGCTCAAGCGCCCCACCCTGGCGGCGCTGTCCTCCAGCCGCTCGCTCTTGGATGTGCTGTCCCGGCTGGTGCCGGTGCTCCAGGTCAAGGCGGACGCGGCGCTGGCCGCCTGTGACGACACGCTCTATGCGGCCCACCATGCGTACACGCTGGTGGCCGGTGGACAGGCCTTCCGCGACGCGTACCGGCAGGTGGGCCGGGAGCTGGCGGACGGCACGTTCCATCCGGACCGCGAGGCCTTGACGGCCACCCACCTGGGTGGCGCCGGCAACCTGGGACTGGCCCAGGCCCGAGAGGAGCTGGGCGCCCAGCGCGCCTGGCTCGACGACACCCACCGCGCCCTGGCCACGGCGGCCGAGCGCGTCTGGGATGTGTGA
- the argG gene encoding argininosuccinate synthase: protein MSKKNVVLAFSGGLDTAFCTVYLREQGYDVTTVTVDTGGFPPEQLANIAALSAKLGAVEHIKVDARGTLFEGYLRYLIAGNVLRGQLYPLSVSAERACQAVEVVRVAREKGVQSLAHGSTGAGNDQVRFDVAFRSLAGDLELLTPIRTLGLSRQQELSFLAERGIHMPPKLGSYSVNEGMWGTSVGGSETLNSWSALPEAAFPSGEIPTDLKPRPLTVGFDKGVPSSLDGKALGPVELVEALNVLGRQYGIGRGVHLGDTILGIKGRVGFEAPAAHLLITSHRELEKLVLSGKQLFWKETVGNLYGSLLHEGHFFDPLVKDLEAFLTSSQERVTGEVRLVLHPRTLVVEGVRSPYSLMDAKVATYGEANVLWTGSEAAGFAKLYGVAQMLSHKAKGG from the coding sequence ATGAGCAAGAAGAACGTGGTGCTGGCCTTCTCCGGCGGACTCGATACCGCTTTCTGCACGGTGTACCTGCGCGAGCAGGGCTACGACGTGACCACCGTCACGGTGGACACGGGCGGCTTCCCGCCCGAGCAGCTGGCGAACATCGCGGCCCTGTCGGCGAAGCTGGGCGCCGTGGAGCACATCAAGGTGGACGCGCGCGGCACCCTCTTCGAGGGCTACCTGCGCTACCTCATCGCCGGCAACGTGCTGCGCGGCCAGCTCTACCCCCTGAGCGTCTCCGCCGAGCGCGCCTGCCAGGCCGTGGAGGTGGTGCGCGTGGCGCGCGAGAAGGGCGTGCAGTCGCTCGCGCACGGCAGCACCGGCGCCGGCAATGACCAGGTGCGCTTCGACGTGGCGTTCCGCTCGCTGGCGGGAGACCTCGAGCTGCTCACCCCCATCCGCACGCTGGGCCTGAGCCGTCAGCAGGAGCTGTCGTTCCTGGCCGAGCGCGGCATCCACATGCCGCCGAAGCTGGGCTCGTACTCGGTCAACGAGGGCATGTGGGGCACGTCCGTGGGCGGCAGCGAGACGCTCAACTCGTGGAGCGCGCTGCCCGAGGCGGCGTTCCCCTCCGGCGAGATTCCCACCGACCTGAAGCCCCGCCCGCTGACGGTGGGCTTCGACAAGGGCGTGCCCTCGTCGCTGGACGGCAAGGCGCTGGGCCCGGTGGAGCTGGTCGAGGCGCTCAACGTGCTGGGCCGTCAGTACGGCATCGGCCGCGGCGTGCACCTGGGTGACACCATCCTGGGCATCAAGGGCCGCGTGGGCTTCGAGGCGCCCGCGGCGCACCTGCTCATCACCTCGCACCGCGAGCTGGAGAAGCTGGTGCTGTCGGGCAAGCAGCTCTTCTGGAAGGAGACGGTGGGCAACCTGTACGGCTCACTGCTCCACGAGGGTCACTTCTTCGACCCGCTCGTGAAGGACCTGGAGGCGTTCCTCACGTCCTCGCAGGAGCGGGTGACGGGCGAGGTGCGGCTGGTGCTGCACCCGCGCACGCTGGTGGTGGAGGGCGTGCGCTCGCCGTACTCGCTGATGGACGCGAAGGTGGCGACGTACGGAGAGGCGAACGTGTTGTGGACGGGCTCGGAGGCCGCTGGCTTCGCCAAGCTGTACGGCGTGGCGCAGATGCTCTCGCACAAGGCGAAGGGAGGCTGA
- a CDS encoding DUF1611 domain-containing protein yields MKVFVDKVGSVTRNLGLGRTVHLAPEVKAEEGAVVAVRIHGEKSVYNQLEDCHGRLVTLHAGDIMVGALGHRNALHGYEGVVPESVTVGQRLHVLNMGGVIGKCTSHNPGVGMPFEAEVLGQVLEFPELLSRNGQPAHISSGALKGTGTMVKCPVVYVVGTCMNAGKTYAASAMVRKLAQAGYRVGGAKLTGVSLMRDTLSMQDSGADVVMDFTDAGIVCTGPRTAARVARVLFSELASADVDVIVAETGDGIMGEYGVQAILADPELKGLAGAWVMCANDPVGAAGGVRHLKETYGIEVDVLAGPATDNAVGVRFVEQVVGVPARNARADAAALGGLILEKLTPKLGVGRKS; encoded by the coding sequence ATGAAGGTCTTCGTCGACAAGGTCGGTAGCGTCACCCGCAACCTGGGGCTGGGCCGCACCGTGCACCTGGCGCCCGAGGTGAAGGCCGAGGAGGGCGCCGTCGTGGCCGTGCGCATCCACGGCGAGAAGAGCGTCTACAACCAGCTGGAGGACTGCCACGGCCGGCTGGTGACGCTGCACGCGGGCGACATCATGGTGGGCGCCCTGGGGCACCGCAACGCGCTGCACGGCTACGAGGGCGTGGTGCCGGAGTCCGTCACCGTGGGCCAGCGGCTGCACGTGCTGAACATGGGCGGCGTCATCGGCAAGTGCACCTCGCACAACCCCGGCGTGGGCATGCCCTTCGAGGCGGAGGTGCTCGGACAGGTGCTCGAGTTCCCGGAGCTGTTGTCGCGCAACGGGCAGCCGGCGCACATCTCCTCGGGCGCGCTCAAGGGCACGGGGACGATGGTGAAGTGCCCCGTGGTCTACGTGGTGGGCACGTGCATGAACGCGGGCAAGACGTACGCGGCGAGCGCGATGGTGCGCAAGCTCGCGCAGGCGGGCTACCGCGTGGGCGGCGCGAAGCTCACGGGGGTGTCGCTGATGCGCGACACGCTGAGCATGCAGGACTCCGGCGCGGACGTGGTGATGGACTTCACGGACGCGGGCATCGTCTGCACGGGGCCTCGCACGGCGGCGCGGGTGGCGCGGGTGCTGTTCAGCGAGCTGGCGTCGGCGGACGTGGACGTCATCGTCGCGGAGACGGGCGACGGCATCATGGGTGAGTACGGCGTCCAGGCGATTCTGGCGGACCCGGAGCTCAAGGGCCTGGCGGGCGCGTGGGTGATGTGCGCGAACGACCCGGTGGGCGCGGCCGGCGGAGTGCGGCACCTAAAGGAGACGTACGGCATCGAGGTGGACGTGCTGGCGGGGCCGGCGACGGACAACGCGGTGGGCGTGCGCTTCGTGGAGCAGGTCGTCGGGGTTCCGGCGCGCAACGCCCGCGCGGACGCGGCGGCGCTGGGTGGTCTCATCCTGGAGAAGCTCACGCCCAAGCTGGGCGTGGGGAGGAAGTCATGA
- the argC gene encoding N-acetyl-gamma-glutamyl-phosphate reductase, translating into MTRAHIYILGASGFGGGELLRILSGHPAVAGIRAVSRHHAGEPIHKVHPHLRGLVDAKFEAEPDWRWLADSQQPVVFSALGHGELATQFLGLEKKWAEAGLAERVLLVDLSSDFRLDHPGRYAGAYGKPHPAPDLLGTFTYGLTEWKREELKGAKRIANPGCFATAVQLALLPIASTPGLGLLAVSGVTGSSGSGSLPGEGTHHPTRAHDFRAYKPLEHQHEAEVEVMLVAHGAQRHRLAFVPHSAPMVRGIFATVQFEWPEHGGAVVTQSLTDKFRRYYEGSKFVRIVEGTPRIAAVTGSNFCDISVATKGRSVAVMAALDNLVKGMAGQAVQNFNVSLGLPEDTGLRQAACYP; encoded by the coding sequence ATGACGCGGGCACATATCTACATCCTGGGCGCCTCCGGCTTCGGCGGCGGCGAGCTCTTGCGGATTCTCTCCGGCCACCCGGCGGTGGCGGGCATCCGCGCGGTGTCCCGGCACCACGCGGGCGAGCCCATCCACAAGGTGCACCCGCACCTGCGCGGGCTGGTGGACGCGAAGTTCGAGGCGGAGCCGGACTGGCGCTGGCTGGCCGACTCGCAGCAGCCCGTCGTCTTCAGCGCGCTGGGCCACGGGGAGCTGGCCACCCAGTTCCTCGGCCTGGAGAAGAAGTGGGCCGAGGCCGGCCTCGCCGAGCGCGTGCTCCTGGTGGACCTGTCCTCGGACTTCCGCCTGGACCACCCGGGCCGCTACGCGGGCGCCTACGGCAAGCCGCACCCCGCGCCGGACCTGCTGGGCACCTTCACGTATGGCCTCACCGAGTGGAAGCGCGAGGAGCTCAAGGGCGCCAAGCGCATCGCGAACCCGGGCTGCTTCGCCACCGCGGTGCAGCTGGCGCTCTTGCCCATCGCGTCCACGCCGGGCCTGGGCCTGCTGGCCGTCTCGGGCGTGACGGGCTCGTCCGGCTCCGGCTCGCTGCCGGGCGAGGGCACGCACCACCCCACCCGCGCGCACGACTTCCGCGCGTACAAGCCGCTCGAGCACCAGCACGAGGCGGAGGTGGAGGTCATGCTGGTGGCCCACGGCGCGCAGCGCCACCGGTTGGCCTTCGTGCCGCACTCGGCCCCCATGGTGCGCGGCATCTTCGCCACCGTGCAGTTCGAGTGGCCCGAGCATGGCGGCGCGGTGGTGACGCAGTCGCTGACGGACAAGTTCCGGCGCTACTACGAAGGCTCGAAGTTCGTGCGCATCGTCGAGGGCACCCCGCGCATCGCCGCCGTCACCGGCAGCAACTTCTGCGACATCTCCGTCGCGACGAAGGGCCGCTCGGTGGCCGTCATGGCCGCGCTGGACAACCTGGTGAAGGGCATGGCCGGCCAGGCCGTGCAGAACTTCAACGTGTCCCTGGGCCTGCCCGAGGACACCGGCCTGCGCCAGGCGGCCTGTTACCCGTGA
- a CDS encoding ATP-grasp domain-containing protein codes for MARTARALLFGRNPSQHDTFDVEAEAAEALGFDTYQVDLAALLNGNAELALEAMPRQGPLRLLYRGWMLTEEEYTALDEALSERGHRLTTTPTQYAAAMYLPHWYPRLARYTARSIWTEGTEAREAWSEAVRVLGPPPWILKDHVKSAKERWEEACYVPAGATLEDFARTCENLVEERGERFERGLVVRKYLPLKVYGRTPTGPAHLEFRLFFGHGRLLAAEPQHEFDVEVPDFSSFEPLGRRIDSPFFALDVAMLQDGGWAVVEVNDGGVSGLPPGLDPRVLFEPLLGTG; via the coding sequence ATGGCTCGCACCGCACGCGCCCTGCTCTTCGGTCGCAATCCCTCCCAGCACGACACCTTCGACGTGGAGGCAGAGGCCGCCGAGGCCCTGGGGTTCGACACGTATCAGGTGGACCTGGCCGCCCTGCTCAACGGCAACGCGGAGCTGGCACTCGAGGCCATGCCGCGCCAAGGCCCCCTGCGCCTGCTCTACCGGGGGTGGATGCTCACCGAGGAGGAGTACACCGCGCTCGACGAGGCCCTCTCCGAGCGCGGCCACCGGCTCACCACCACGCCCACGCAGTACGCCGCCGCGATGTACCTGCCCCACTGGTACCCGCGGCTCGCGCGCTACACCGCGCGCTCCATCTGGACCGAGGGCACCGAGGCCCGCGAGGCCTGGAGTGAAGCGGTCCGCGTGCTCGGCCCTCCGCCGTGGATCCTCAAGGACCACGTGAAGTCCGCGAAGGAGCGCTGGGAGGAGGCCTGCTACGTGCCCGCGGGCGCCACGCTCGAGGACTTCGCGCGCACGTGCGAGAACCTCGTGGAGGAGCGCGGCGAGCGCTTCGAGCGGGGACTCGTCGTCCGCAAATACCTGCCCCTCAAGGTCTACGGCCGCACGCCCACCGGCCCCGCCCACCTGGAGTTCCGACTCTTCTTCGGCCACGGCCGCCTGCTCGCCGCCGAGCCCCAGCATGAGTTCGACGTCGAGGTCCCCGATTTCTCATCCTTCGAGCCCCTGGGACGTCGCATCGACTCCCCCTTCTTCGCCCTCGACGTCGCCATGCTCCAGGACGGTGGCTGGGCCGTCGTCGAAGTGAACGACGGAGGTGTCTCCGGCCTGCCTCCGGGCCTGGACCCTCGCGTCCTCTTCGAGCCCTTGCTGGGGACCGGGTAG
- a CDS encoding Na+/H+ antiporter, whose product MHFELAFVLIFAVATAVAIAARYFKIPYTVALVVAGLSLGAVHLFEPPHLTKELLFAIILPGLLFEAAFHLEFRKFWKNKLTIHAMAIPGVAASAGLTAFILSHWVEGMNVVTGFGMIPAMVFASVIVSTDPIAVVGLFKSLGAPKRLLILVEGESLLNDGTAVVLFTLVVAVAMGGQFTVGGAVMDFIKVAGMGMVVGSAVGYVAARVIKKVDDAMVEITCTVIAAYGSFVIAENFHYSGVIATVVAGMLCGNWATHEGMSPTTRVAVESFWEYWSFALNSVVFLLIGLEVNLTSLLASWQPILAAYFAVIAGRAVVVYGVSAILRRTSERMPWSWSAVLTWAGLRGAISMVLVLSLPADFTHRELLVNMTFGVVVLSIVFQGLTMAPLLRKLRITGLKDEYQEQYELARGRLGAIHAAMAALEAMRRAREIPADVVSQVEKDYQEKERVMEAELAQLKQQSMRFHEEEHQEAIRRVLIVEKESLLKAYQSATIGKEAFARLTAELDERIAQADAAEAHTSSPAAPSTPTSAVGT is encoded by the coding sequence ATGCATTTCGAATTGGCCTTCGTCCTCATCTTCGCAGTCGCGACCGCGGTGGCCATCGCGGCGCGGTACTTCAAGATTCCCTACACGGTGGCCCTGGTGGTGGCGGGGTTGTCACTGGGAGCGGTGCATCTGTTCGAGCCACCGCACCTCACCAAGGAGCTGCTCTTCGCCATCATCCTGCCGGGCCTCTTGTTCGAGGCGGCGTTCCACCTCGAGTTCCGCAAGTTCTGGAAGAACAAGCTGACCATCCACGCCATGGCGATTCCGGGCGTGGCGGCGTCGGCGGGCCTGACGGCGTTCATCCTCTCGCACTGGGTGGAGGGGATGAACGTGGTGACGGGGTTCGGGATGATTCCGGCGATGGTGTTCGCGTCGGTCATCGTCTCCACGGACCCGATCGCGGTGGTGGGCCTGTTCAAGTCGCTGGGCGCGCCCAAGCGGCTGCTCATCCTGGTGGAGGGCGAGAGCCTGCTGAACGACGGCACCGCCGTGGTGCTCTTCACGCTGGTGGTGGCCGTGGCGATGGGCGGCCAGTTCACCGTGGGCGGCGCGGTGATGGACTTCATCAAGGTCGCCGGCATGGGCATGGTGGTGGGCAGCGCGGTGGGCTACGTGGCCGCGCGGGTCATCAAGAAGGTGGATGACGCGATGGTGGAAATCACCTGCACCGTCATCGCGGCGTACGGCTCGTTCGTCATCGCGGAGAACTTCCACTACTCGGGCGTCATCGCGACGGTGGTGGCCGGCATGCTGTGCGGCAACTGGGCCACGCACGAAGGCATGAGCCCCACCACGCGCGTCGCGGTGGAGAGCTTCTGGGAGTACTGGTCCTTCGCGCTCAACTCGGTGGTGTTCCTGCTCATCGGCCTGGAGGTGAACCTCACCTCGCTGCTCGCGTCGTGGCAGCCGATTCTGGCGGCCTACTTCGCGGTCATCGCGGGCCGCGCGGTGGTGGTGTACGGCGTGTCCGCCATCCTGAGGCGCACGTCGGAGCGCATGCCGTGGTCCTGGAGCGCGGTGCTCACCTGGGCGGGCTTGCGAGGCGCCATCTCCATGGTGCTGGTGCTGAGTCTTCCGGCGGACTTCACGCACCGCGAGCTGCTCGTGAACATGACGTTCGGCGTGGTGGTGCTCTCCATCGTGTTCCAGGGCCTCACCATGGCGCCCTTGCTGCGCAAGCTGCGCATCACCGGCCTCAAGGACGAGTACCAGGAGCAGTACGAGCTGGCCCGCGGCCGACTGGGCGCCATCCACGCCGCGATGGCCGCGCTCGAGGCGATGCGTCGCGCGCGGGAGATTCCTGCCGACGTGGTGAGCCAGGTCGAGAAGGACTACCAGGAGAAGGAGCGCGTGATGGAGGCGGAGCTGGCGCAGCTCAAGCAGCAGTCGATGCGCTTCCACGAGGAGGAGCACCAGGAGGCCATCCGCCGCGTGCTCATCGTCGAGAAGGAGTCGCTGCTCAAGGCGTACCAGTCGGCGACCATCGGCAAGGAGGCCTTCGCGAGGCTCACCGCGGAGCTGGACGAGCGCATCGCCCAGGCCGACGCCGCCGAGGCCCACACCTCGTCGCCCGCCGCACCGTCGACGCCCACGAGCGCCGTCGGGACCTGA
- the truA gene encoding tRNA pseudouridine(38-40) synthase TruA produces MPRLKLTLEYEGTRYVGWQVQPNGRALQAVLEESLGRLLGEQVSVRSAGRTDSGVHATGQVICFDTERALPLKAYVQGLNSLLPEDVAVVSAVEAPEGFDPRRWSRGKRYRYRVNNRRTRSPLLRTTHWEVFAPLDVEAMRRASAHLLGRHDYSAFRASDCQAKHAVREVRRLSVEGEPGGAISFVVEGTAFLKHMVRNLVGTLVEVGKGRRSEAWVAEVLASRNRKNAGPTAPPQGLVMEEVFYADGPPPRSAGGEADADEDEG; encoded by the coding sequence ATGCCTCGGTTGAAGCTGACGCTCGAATACGAGGGCACGCGGTACGTGGGCTGGCAGGTGCAACCCAATGGCCGCGCGCTCCAGGCCGTGCTCGAGGAGTCCCTGGGACGGCTGCTCGGAGAACAGGTGTCCGTGCGCTCCGCCGGACGCACGGATTCGGGCGTGCATGCGACGGGGCAGGTCATCTGCTTCGACACCGAACGTGCGCTGCCGCTGAAGGCCTATGTGCAGGGCCTCAACAGCCTGCTGCCGGAGGATGTGGCGGTGGTGAGCGCGGTGGAGGCGCCCGAGGGTTTCGACCCGAGGCGCTGGTCCCGAGGCAAGCGTTACCGTTACCGGGTGAACAATCGCCGCACGCGCTCGCCGCTCTTGCGCACGACGCACTGGGAGGTGTTCGCGCCGCTGGATGTGGAGGCGATGCGGAGGGCATCGGCGCACCTGTTGGGCCGGCATGACTACTCCGCGTTCCGGGCGTCGGACTGCCAGGCGAAGCACGCGGTGCGCGAGGTGCGCCGGCTGTCCGTCGAGGGCGAGCCGGGAGGGGCCATCAGCTTCGTGGTGGAGGGGACCGCCTTCCTGAAGCACATGGTCCGAAACCTCGTCGGGACGCTGGTGGAGGTGGGCAAGGGGCGTCGCTCCGAGGCGTGGGTGGCCGAGGTGCTGGCCTCTCGGAACCGGAAGAACGCCGGGCCCACCGCGCCGCCCCAGGGGCTGGTGATGGAGGAGGTCTTCTACGCGGACGGCCCGCCTCCTCGCTCAGCGGGGGGCGAAGCGGACGCGGACGAGGACGAGGGCTGA
- a CDS encoding serine/threonine protein kinase, with the protein MSPAAPQQRETGRFGKYRLIDRIAVGGMAEIFLAHQEGEDGRESPVVIKRIRPHLSKHAAFVKMFLNEARLAAQLNHPNVVQIHDLGKIAESYFIAMEYVAGRDMRRVVPKAEALGIPFPLVYAVKIASCVCAGLHHAHTKADLYDNPLNIVHRDVSPENIVVAFDGSVKILDFGIAKAANQVSQTRTGEIKGKLSYMSPEQCLGKALDCRSDVFSLGVVLYEWLTGFKLFTGESEVAVMRSITEGKIYAPSYFREDLPERVEVILMKALERDRDRRYQTAAEMQKDLDAFLDAYDFTPSPLHLANFIKQLFEDELQEEQRRHRARQATAPTSEEALELSEVVGALDSAPPPMAEPSPAVTTPLTIPPGIAALAPGGPEERTEPRMLAVPLTEEQMEALEAVAHRNNVQPGRMVAELLESWLKYR; encoded by the coding sequence ATGTCTCCCGCCGCACCGCAGCAGCGCGAAACCGGTCGCTTCGGCAAGTACCGGCTCATCGACCGCATCGCCGTCGGAGGGATGGCGGAGATCTTCCTCGCGCACCAGGAAGGCGAGGACGGACGCGAGTCGCCCGTCGTCATCAAGCGCATCCGCCCGCACCTGTCCAAGCACGCGGCCTTCGTGAAGATGTTCCTCAACGAGGCTCGGCTCGCCGCCCAGCTCAATCACCCCAACGTGGTGCAGATCCACGACCTGGGAAAGATTGCCGAGAGCTACTTCATCGCCATGGAGTACGTGGCTGGCCGCGACATGCGCCGCGTCGTGCCCAAGGCGGAGGCGCTCGGCATCCCCTTCCCGCTGGTCTACGCGGTGAAGATTGCGTCCTGTGTCTGCGCGGGCCTGCACCACGCGCACACGAAGGCGGACCTCTACGACAACCCGCTCAACATCGTTCACCGGGACGTGTCGCCGGAGAACATCGTCGTCGCCTTCGACGGCTCGGTGAAGATCCTCGACTTCGGCATTGCGAAGGCGGCCAACCAGGTCAGCCAGACGCGCACGGGCGAAATCAAGGGCAAGCTCAGCTACATGAGCCCCGAGCAGTGTCTGGGCAAGGCGCTGGACTGCCGCAGTGACGTGTTCTCGCTCGGCGTCGTGCTCTACGAGTGGCTCACGGGCTTCAAGCTCTTCACGGGCGAGTCCGAGGTCGCCGTGATGCGCAGCATCACCGAGGGGAAGATCTACGCGCCCTCGTACTTCCGCGAGGACCTGCCCGAGCGCGTCGAAGTCATCCTGATGAAGGCGCTCGAGCGGGACAGGGACCGCCGATATCAGACGGCAGCGGAGATGCAGAAGGACCTGGACGCGTTCCTGGACGCGTACGACTTCACGCCCTCGCCGCTGCACCTGGCCAACTTCATCAAGCAGCTCTTCGAGGATGAGCTCCAGGAGGAGCAGCGTCGTCATCGCGCGCGCCAGGCCACCGCGCCCACCTCCGAGGAGGCGCTGGAGCTGTCCGAGGTCGTCGGTGCGCTGGACTCCGCTCCGCCGCCCATGGCCGAGCCGTCTCCCGCCGTCACCACGCCCCTCACGATTCCGCCCGGCATCGCCGCGCTCGCGCCCGGTGGCCCCGAGGAGCGCACCGAGCCGCGCATGCTGGCCGTGCCGCTCACCGAGGAGCAGATGGAGGCGCTGGAGGCCGTGGCCCATCGCAACAACGTGCAGCCGGGCCGTATGGTGGCGGAGCTCCTCGAGTCCTGGCTCAAGTACCGCTGA
- a CDS encoding class I SAM-dependent rRNA methyltransferase, translated as MPTLVDTLRTAQARRGPLLDDPRTTAFRVLNGEADGVPDVTVDRFGGMYVVSLYRDLSPSEEESLLDAAMAAWAPTSLYLKRRPREARVLANVAKETLAPESAARGEPVESLTALENGLSFLIRPGQGLSVGLYLDMRDTRAWLLNEARGLTVLNLFSYTCAFGVVATAAGAKRALNLDASRRVLEWGEENARLNGQSADRYDYVAGDVFDWLKRLTKKGETFDLVIADPPSFSNTKEARFSAARDYARLAEAAARVVAPGGRLVACCNHAGLPLKRFETMVAEGIALAGRQGRGLSSSGPSSLDFPSPPGQEPALKVHVVQLR; from the coding sequence ATGCCCACCCTCGTGGACACACTGCGGACCGCGCAGGCCCGGCGGGGCCCCCTGCTCGACGACCCTCGCACCACCGCTTTCCGCGTCCTGAATGGCGAGGCGGACGGCGTTCCCGACGTCACCGTCGACCGCTTCGGCGGGATGTACGTCGTCAGCCTCTACCGCGACCTCTCCCCCTCGGAAGAAGAGTCCCTCCTCGACGCCGCCATGGCCGCGTGGGCCCCGACGAGCCTCTATCTCAAGCGTCGCCCCCGGGAGGCCCGCGTCCTCGCCAACGTGGCGAAGGAGACGCTCGCGCCGGAGAGCGCAGCGCGCGGTGAGCCCGTCGAGTCCCTCACGGCGCTCGAGAACGGCCTGTCCTTCCTCATCCGCCCCGGCCAGGGCCTCTCCGTCGGGCTGTACCTGGACATGCGCGACACCCGCGCGTGGCTCCTGAACGAGGCGCGCGGCCTCACCGTGCTCAACCTCTTCTCGTACACCTGCGCGTTCGGCGTCGTCGCCACGGCGGCCGGCGCGAAGCGGGCGCTCAACCTGGACGCGAGCCGCCGCGTGCTCGAGTGGGGCGAGGAGAACGCGCGCCTCAACGGACAGTCCGCGGACCGCTATGACTATGTGGCCGGGGATGTCTTCGACTGGCTCAAGCGCTTGACGAAGAAGGGCGAGACGTTCGACCTCGTCATCGCGGATCCACCGTCCTTCTCCAACACGAAGGAGGCCCGCTTCTCCGCGGCGCGCGACTACGCCCGACTGGCCGAGGCCGCCGCTCGCGTCGTTGCTCCCGGAGGCCGGCTGGTCGCCTGCTGCAACCACGCGGGCCTGCCCCTGAAGCGCTTCGAGACGATGGTGGCCGAGGGCATCGCCCTGGCCGGACGACAGGGGAGGGGGCTGAGTTCTTCGGGTCCTTCTTCCCTCGACTTCCCGAGCCCTCCTGGCCAGGAGCCGGCCTTGAAGGTCCACGTCGTCCAACTTCGTTAG